From Syngnathus typhle isolate RoL2023-S1 ecotype Sweden linkage group LG5, RoL_Styp_1.0, whole genome shotgun sequence:
CCTCCTGACACCAGCTGCAAAAACGATTCTCATTATTTCCATGATAATCTGCCAGGATGGATAAATTGTTGTGaatatttattcattaaaaaaatatattacagAAACTAATACAGAGTTTTTTCAGTGAAATGCATGTTTGAGGATTCAACCCAAATGTGCCATGGAGTAGACTGCTATGATTTTATTCTCATAATTATATTGTCATTACCTGGCGGTGTGTTCCAACTCTTCGATTGGAGCGGGAATGGCTCCACTTGCATAAAGCAGAGCTGCAGCGAAACACACTGAATAGGCTGCGCTCGAACCCAATCCTGCTCCGGTCGGCAGCTCTGACCACACGGATATTGTAAGGCTTGGCAGCTCACTAAATGCGAAAGGAAAGAAAGTCGAATGTGTGAATAAACCTTTACTACTTTTACAATGGCATGTCACACAGACTTATTTTGCTTGACATCCATGTGTGGTACCAGAATGGAAATTGTACAACTTTTGTCTGAAGGAGAACCCGACCCCCCTGGCTTGTTGATGGTCTCATGGCTTCATGCCATACTTTCAATCAAGGTCATTCTTTTGGAAGCCATCACTTCTGGCAAACATGCCAGCAATGTGTCAACGGCATTTAAAGCTCCCGATGACCCGAAACGCCAAAAAAACCATCTCCatcctttgtgtgttgtgacatgtggagagattgacaataaagctgactttgatctTTACGGATCATCCTGCTTTGACGTCTACATTTTGATCACGTTTTTATCGTGGCAGacagacatttttaaaaggCCGTAAAAGTTGAAAAAGAAATAAGGCATCCTCCAGGAAACTGCACTTGTTATCTGGTCGACCTCCACTTGCATCTTCCTTGTTTACAGCTTTGAGTTACAGCAAACACAAGAACTCATTTCAGTTCTCTCACCGGCTGTTTTACACAGCCTGTAAAAGACCACATTTCCCACCATTTTTCAGGTTCGACATGAAAAGCAATAACAAGAAAGCAGGGAACCAAGGAAACCAGACGATATTCCAGAGTAAGGATTAGAGCGGTAACAAAGTCGCCTGTGTAAATCCTGAATGTAGAAATATCAGGCCAAGCTTCACATTAAAGACTCAATTCGGAATCGTACCCTGATCCAAACAACGAGATGTAGATGTAGAGAAACGCCAAGGTGGCCATGTTGCTTGCATCCAAGTTTCCATTTGCTACACCAAGAAAGTCACACAGTCTCTTGACAAGCTCAGGATCTAGTTGCGTTACTTCCTCCTGCTTGCCTGttaaaagtaaaaacaacaacaatgcacACAATATTACAGCATGCATGTCCAATATGATTGGGTGTGTTTACCGCCAAGATTGTCAGTAGGGAAGGACTGCAGTTAATATTTAATGTTGCATGAGCTTGTTTCACTTATTTTTCGTAAGGTTATGGGATGCAAACGTAAAAATAATGCCAGCTATTTATTTTTGAACTTGGTAGCAATTCTTTACCACGTGGCAGAAGATCCTTCAACTCAGAAACATCCCAACAGAGGAAGGCGGCAATATTTGGGAGGTTGAGGCACACTTGACCAATGTTAGTGGCTTTCAACTTCAAGTATGTTCTCAGATTCAAACTCGCAGCAAGTGCGACCTGGAATGCATCAGCAAAAAGTGTTAACAAGCAAAAGTGTCAGTACCTTGCTTCATTGACAAATTACCTTTCCGTGTACAACTGCATGTTCTCCATGAAGAATTGCTTTTCCCGGAGCAGATACGATGCAATCTCTGATGTCCATCTTTTCACAAGAATAAAAAGTAGCCCTTCAAAGCAAGTTGCTACGTAGagctaacctaaccctaacccttcttTGAGAGAAAACAGTCGTCAGCAACTCTAGCTCCAATGCTTTCGTGGAGGATCAACGAAGATTTAAGAACCTTAAAATACAGTAAAATGCAAGTAGCAGTACACACGTCGGGCCTCGGTGATGGGGAATAACGCTGCCTGCTAACATCTCGCTCCACACAGCTGACGAAACGGATGACAGCCAGGACATGTTCGACCAATAATAGCCAACCAGCTCATATCACTCCTTTTTTTTCGTCGTCTTTTTAACCAATCACCATCCGTGTTTTCGCCGACCATCAGGCGAGTTACCCAATCGTGCGATGACAAAGGAAACGCCCATTAAGAACTACGGAAACTGCGAGAGGACATATTTGTCCAAGTTTAACAAACATGGCTACCTTTGTTTGTAAAAATTTCATTTTGTCCAatttttttagaaatgttaGACAAATTAGCGCGCGACAGACACCGTTCATTTGGAGAAGGTTGTAGAAAGTTTATTCTGATATGCATAGCCCCTCAGATGTTTCACGATAGTTTTCGTAAATGTCGCTGTCGACAGACTGATGCATTTAATGTATATCAATAATATCTCTTGAGTTTTTGATCATTTTGACTTGTCATCTATTATTTTCACAGTTACACAACCGATGGAGACAATAAAGTTCCCAAAATCTACACCAAAACGGGCGacaaaggttgtttttattgcaACTTGAGTAAATGAATTCTACATTGATGCACATGCTGACTTGTTTTGGTCATTCCTCCAAGGCTTCTCAAGCACATTTACTGGAGAAAGAAGACCAAAGGAAGATCGTATTTTTGAAGCTTTAGGAAACACAGATGAATTGTCATCAGCTATAGGGTAAGAAACGTGACATTGTATACCTACTGCCTTTTTGTCTTAACATTGATCACATTGTATTAAATGTTGCAGATTAGCCAGAGAATTTTGTCTTGAGAAAGGCCATACGTTCACACATCAACTGGATAAGGTTAGATTTACCTGATATCACTTCTTTGATGGGGCATTGGAtttatgacttttatttttccagATACAGTGTGTTTTGCAAGATGTTGGCTCCAATATCGCCACTCCTCAGTCATCAGCAAGAGAAAGTCATTTAAGTATATACAGCTGTTTTTACTGGTTATGTTTTAACTAAGTAAATGCAGTCTGCTCTAACTATATTTTCTGTATGTAAGCTCGGACAAAATTTACTGGAACTCCAATAACAGATTTGGAAGGTTGGATTGATACATTCACAGAGGAACTCCCTCCGCTGACTAACTTCATTTTACCTGTAAGTCTAATTAGACATATTCAATAATGTCAGTGTGCttacgttgttgttgttttttatttgacacTTTTGCATAACAGTCTGGAGGAAAGAGCAGCGCATCTTTGCATATAGCTCGAACTGTCTGTCGCAGAGCTGAGCGCAGGTCAGttgatgcacacacaaacacacacacacacacacccatcaCTAGTGTGAACAAAACCCTGACCCTTACTTTGACAGCATTGCTCCAATTGTCCGCTCGGGGGAGGCTGATCCAGATGTTGCCAGGTTTTTAAACAGGTAACTATGGAACTGTAGTTAACATCATGCTATCATTATGTTATATTTAGAACCTAAATCTGTCAACATTTTCCACACAGGCTAAGTGACTACCTTTTCACTGTGGCCAGATATGCTGctctaaaagaaaacaacaaggaGATCATCTACAAAAGACCTACATAATGCTTGATTATAATAAAACCCTTCATGGCATACATTCATgtgcaatttatttttaattataccTAAAATCAAAACTTTGATTTCGATTAATCTTTATATACATTCAGTGAGAATACACAACTTTTCAAAATTGACATCCACTTTCCTCATTTAAGTATTGGAATTAATCTTCTGCAAATATTCAGTTACTGCACGTCAACTTTAATCAATTTCCCATTTTTTCCTCGCTGGATTTTGTGCTTAAATTAATGATAGAGGTTTAAATAGAAATGTGGTTCCAGTTTGACACGTCCACACAAATCACAAGATTTGGCACCAGCCCTGGCTCTTCCAGGAGAGACTGCTCCCCCACGTTATGAGGGACAAATTGCGGTCATCGTAGGGTGGATAGCGCAGAGAAGTGACACATTCCAAGCGTGTGCTTCTTAGCAGACATGACTTCCTATGAGAGAATGTATCAAAGCTGTAGCGGCCATGGAAGGAACCAAATCCACTGGCACCTGTCCCATAAACAGAAAAGTCGCATTTGATATATCGTCCGATTGTTTAATAACGCATCCAAACTCACCAACTCCACCGAAAGGAATGGTAACCATCAGACTCTGCAGGATGCTGTCGTTTGAACAAAAGCTTCCACTAGAAGTTTCAGTCATGACTCTTGTGATCTCCtgcgtgagggggggggggggggggtgggggggggttatacAGCCAGTTCAGAATGTACATGGTGCAAGGTCAGGTCAAAGGTCGCTGAACTTGTATGGTTGAATTtgattcacacacacaaagttaaGAAGTTGAACTGCTAGTCTTAAAACGGGACAACAattgcagggtttttttttttccctgaaaaTATTAAATCctataaatcataaaaattataaatattaaatctgatgaacatggtttttttttctccaaaaaggTGTCTATTCTCTAGTTTTGCCTCATACCTTGCTGTTGTTggaatacacatacacacagaggGGTTTCTCTCGTTTGTTGATGAAGGCAATCGTTTCATCCACATTGTTCACAGAGAGAATTGGAAGAACCGGGCCAAAAATATCTTGTTGCATAATGGGGTCCGACTCATCCACTTCAATCAAAATTGTTGGGGCTTTAGACAAAGCAGAAACAGTTAAGTCAAAAAATGTTTGACAGGATCCAGTTTTGAGTGGGCTCTCACCAATGTACTTCTCTGCCTCTGTCACCTGTCCACCCGAAGCCACCTTGCCAGATCGCCATAACAAGTCTTTCGTACGGTTAAAGATGTCCAGATTGACCATGCGGCAGAAGCTGCTGGATTCTCTGGCATCAGGACCATAGAACCGCATCAGGCAGCACTTGAGTGCCTGGACCAGACGGTTTTTTACCTCCGAATGGCACAGAATGTAGTCGGGGGCAACCAAGCTCTGCCCGGAATTGTGAAATCG
This genomic window contains:
- the mmab gene encoding corrinoid adenosyltransferase; translated protein: MATFVCKNFILSNFFRNVRQISARQTPFIWRSYTTDGDNKVPKIYTKTGDKGFSSTFTGERRPKEDRIFEALGNTDELSSAIGLAREFCLEKGHTFTHQLDKIQCVLQDVGSNIATPQSSARESHLTRTKFTGTPITDLEGWIDTFTEELPPLTNFILPSGGKSSASLHIARTVCRRAERSIAPIVRSGEADPDVARFLNRLSDYLFTVARYAALKENNKEIIYKRPT